The Thalassotalea psychrophila genome window below encodes:
- a CDS encoding malic enzyme-like NAD(P)-binding protein, with translation MRIVEILLVEAPHKPGYMAKVLGVIGEFGATVEGLNAVRRLDKDTIWEVTVEYDDSLSIESLFEQINLLPDTFITGKSDRVFNRHKQGKIQTVSRISIDSLEILRDVYTPGVARVCQAIQHTPSKIKEFTNIQNTVAIVTNGTAILGLGDIGPEAGLPVMEGKAAILAEIVGLSGVPILIKEKDPLKIIEVVEAISPSFGAILLEDIKAPECFTIEDELINRVPKPVFHDDQHGTAMVVLAALLSATKQIDVDLKDKVFGQIGLGAAGMGICNLLSEYGVKQVVGCDLSEEAQKKLRSLGGTPMSLDEVMKTADVVVATTGVKGLIKPEMVREGQIIMALTNPDPEIEPNVALENGALFATCGKVVNNMLAFPGLFKGTLDAGVINITHQMKIAVSETLSNLARDGALVPASLNKNAHKKVAEAVYQAAIKQKNEYL, from the coding sequence ATGCGCATTGTAGAAATATTATTAGTTGAAGCTCCACACAAGCCTGGTTATATGGCAAAGGTATTAGGTGTAATTGGTGAGTTTGGCGCAACCGTTGAAGGCTTAAACGCAGTTCGGCGACTGGATAAAGATACTATTTGGGAAGTCACTGTCGAATATGATGATTCATTAAGCATCGAGTCATTATTTGAGCAAATCAATTTATTACCAGATACCTTTATTACAGGTAAGTCAGATCGTGTATTTAACCGCCATAAGCAAGGAAAAATACAAACAGTATCACGCATTAGCATCGACTCATTGGAAATTCTCCGTGATGTATATACACCAGGTGTTGCTAGAGTTTGCCAAGCAATACAACATACACCGAGTAAAATAAAAGAATTTACCAATATCCAAAATACTGTCGCAATAGTTACCAATGGCACTGCAATTTTAGGGCTTGGTGACATAGGACCAGAAGCAGGTTTGCCGGTAATGGAAGGTAAGGCTGCAATACTAGCTGAAATAGTTGGTCTATCCGGCGTACCAATTTTAATTAAAGAAAAAGATCCGCTTAAAATTATCGAGGTTGTTGAAGCGATTTCTCCATCTTTTGGTGCAATATTACTGGAAGATATTAAAGCTCCAGAGTGTTTCACCATTGAAGACGAGCTAATAAACCGAGTACCTAAACCAGTATTTCATGACGATCAACACGGCACCGCAATGGTCGTATTGGCGGCTTTATTATCGGCAACTAAACAAATCGATGTAGATTTAAAAGATAAAGTCTTTGGTCAAATAGGCCTAGGCGCTGCCGGTATGGGAATTTGCAATTTACTTTCTGAGTATGGAGTTAAGCAAGTAGTTGGCTGCGATCTAAGTGAAGAAGCTCAGAAAAAATTAAGATCCTTAGGCGGTACACCTATGAGCCTTGATGAGGTAATGAAAACAGCTGATGTTGTTGTTGCCACAACAGGAGTTAAAGGTCTAATAAAACCTGAAATGGTTCGTGAAGGTCAGATCATTATGGCACTAACAAATCCAGATCCGGAAATTGAACCAAATGTTGCCCTTGAAAATGGTGCTCTCTTTGCTACTTGCGGTAAAGTTGTAAATAACATGCTTGCCTTCCCCGGTTTATTTAAAGGTACATTAGATGCGGGGGTTATTAATATAACCCATCAAATGAAAATTGCCGTATCTGAAACGCTATCAAACTTAGCAAGAGATGGTGCTCTAGTACCGGCCTCTTTAAATAAAAATGCTCATAAAAAAGTTGCCGAAGCGGTATATCAAGCCGCAATAAAACAAAAAAATGAGTATCTTTAG